A window of Sorex araneus isolate mSorAra2 chromosome 3, mSorAra2.pri, whole genome shotgun sequence genomic DNA:
tgattatttttattctaagtttTATGAACCCTTTATCTCCCATCCCAGTTTATACCCTGGAATAACTATTCAGTGAATGTCCAAGTAGCTATAAAAGTATGCGACTCAGGGAACCCCAAAAGACAGTGAATGCTTGGTTGGCAAGCTCAGGTGAGAGAAGGGTCTGATGAGCAGAAGACACCTGGTCCCTGGGAGGTCCAAGAATCATTGCTCTGGCTCGGCTGGTGGTGACTTGCATGAAGATTGTACTAGctctgtggtgggggtggggtagggtggggaacccacttttttttaaaaatatgaacaaatcTCCCCCCACTGTCTACTTCCCTAGGGGCCAGGAGTCCCTCTTCACTCCCTGTTTTCCTAGTATCACTTCCAAATCGTGGACATTTAAGTCAAACGTGTTCAGACTCCGCACAGCAGGGCCTTTTTCTCAGAAGGAGGGAGACAGGAACACTAGAGCCATCCTGGTATGATTCTCCCTGGTTTCTTTGGCACCCTGGACTTGGAGTCCcttggaagggagggagggatcttCTGTGTAACTGTGTAGACTAAGAATCTCCTGGAAAGTCAAAAACCAATttaaatggctttttaaaaaaatattatttttatgtttgtttgttttaggggctgCACAtcaagatgtgctcagggcttagtcctggctctgtgctcagggcaccagagaGGGAGCTGAGGACTAAACCtctaggtcagcttcatgcaagataagcatcctgtctgctgtctgctgtactatctctttgtcccctTAAATGGCTTTTTAAGCctttttaggtttttcttttttttttgaatggaatcaccatgagatacaaagttgttcgtgattgggtttcagagtttcagtcatactatgttccaacacctttcccttcaccagtgtacatttcccaccaacaacatcctgtttccctcccatcaaccacTCCCTACCCCTGCCACTCCCTGCTTCCCTGCTTCTATTGCAGgctctttccttttgtgctttcatcatcatcatcatcatcatcatcatcatcatcatcatcatcatcatcatcatcatcatcccattgatcgtcgaatttctcaagcggtctcagtaacatctccatttgtccaagtcctgagattttagaagcctctctttactcgtctttccaataATGCtgtactagaggctctttcagggtgaggggaatgagacccagcttgttactggttctggcatattaatgcaccatggggaccttccaaggctctcccatgtgggcaggaaactcccagtagtttgccaggttctcccagagggagaagtagaccaTAAGATAATTGCTTctgggatcttgcttttaagtctctggatgctggccgttcacaggattacatggtgctgggctgtccctgggtgtgaccgcctagctactgggaaatggaaaatctgggaggaggaggcccagtcccgatccgagcaggcttggaggtctgagccccgggtcccacacacctgggttcctctgccgattccttcatgcgtgaggctcgcctgaacgtgtggagaggggccttgagcatgcctgtggctggtttccggaggtcttcggtctttggcctccgggagctctgctcgggtggggaggaaaactggagcccagcccctctgaggaggcccccgggaagacagtcaggcgcgccggcaagagactctctgggcattatgctttgcaaaacaggtactgagaggctatcatgtttgtccctttacctactttcagcatgcagttcctgcccagagtgataatttccaactgtcattgttagagtagtcccttctctatcctaactgcccccaCCTGCCGCTGgtaccccccaacacacacacacacacacacacacacacacacacacacacacacacacacacacacacacacacacacacacacacacacacacacacatttgtgccTTTTCAGAAAGTGACCCGGTCTTTGGACCAGACCTGCTGTTAGGCTGTGGAGGTCACGGAACCGGAACCAGAGTGAGGCCCTGGGGCAATGTTTTGGCGCCACCAAGTGTCAGCTGTGTGGCCTTAAACAGGCAATCACCTCATTTGGGATTCATGTCCTCACTGAAGAAAGGAGAGGTTGAATTACACGCTTTTATGAAGTAAAAGACTTTTCCTGCTCTTTTGTCTTACTGTGTTCGTGTGGTTTCAAGTCCAGGGTAGATACAGGGTAGATACAATGGTTAAGTCGGAGAGAGATTTTTCAGTGCCATCATTTATTTGCgccccctccttccaccccctgAAACAGAACTCAATTTAAGTTTTCTAATCACCTCCTACGTGTCACATTCTCCCTCAGAATTTTGGAATTGGTTTTCTGGCCTGAGGGCCTgaagccagttttttttttttcaatttgagaATCAACTTAATTTTAGAAGTTGAATGTTGAAAGAAAACTCTGAAATAGCTCCAACATCCATCTTTTCTCTTACTCTGGATGAGAATAAGGAGATGAAACTGTTTTCAAATGAgactaaaatttctttctttcttttttttttcctttttgggtcacacctgtcaatgcacacccggcaatgcactcctggctctgcactcaggaatcacccctggcggtgctcagggggccatatgggatgctgggaatcgaattcgagtcagctgcgtgcaaggcaaatgtcctatccgctgtgctattgctccagcccccagactaaGATGTCAATACAAAATAGTATATAAATGTTCATCTATCTCAGCACATTAAACATTTCTGAAGTTTTTAGTAATTAATCTTGAGAAGGGCAAGCACAATTGCAATATATTTATTACTTCACACCAGTTAGATGAATGAACAATTTCCATGCAAAAAGCAGTTTTTATTAAACAAACAAGATGCCTTTTAAATAgaaggggcagtgggagggagccAGTGATTCTGTTTATTCGCATGCTTGAATACACTCCTGGGTTACAAGTCTGAGGGATATAAAGTAGCTTCGTTGCTGGTATGAGCTGCCACTGGTCTAAGAATGTCTTCAGGCAGTTACTTCTATTTCAAGTTTGAACTGTATAGATGGCCGTTACATCATCTATATACACTAACATAGGGAACAGACGAGTGGGAGTGGGAGATGCTTAAACAATGTCTTTATGATCCCTTATACTAGCCATTTTTATAGCGACATAATGCTCCATTCACTGGAAAACCACAAATACACACTGATATTTACAAAAGTTATTTTCAGTGAGGGATGATACATTTTAggattaaaagagaaaaggagattgAGTTCTTTTGACTGACATAATCTACTCTGAAAGAagttcctttaaaaaacaaaaagaattacttTACTAGAAGATTAGGGTAATAGACATATAGTTACTATATTGTTTGTAAAAATTCAGACAACTCCAACTACTTGCTTGATTTCAGAATGCACTGTGCAAGTCAGTAAAATCAGAATTTATAAGCCATTTAGTTTAGGCTAATATTAAAATGAGTTTGtatcttcctttgttttttcttcttgtctttttgggtcacaacagcgatgcttaggggttactcctggctctgcactcaggaattgctcccagcagtgctcgggggatcacatgggattctgggaatcgaaatggattggcccatgcaaggcaaatgccttacccagtgtactgttACACAGACCCGGGTTTGTATCTTCTAAGGGTACAATATTTAAGTTGAACATAAGTCTGTTACATAGTAATAGAAGAAAATGTTGACTGAATGTCACTGTTGGAtacacaaaccaaacaaaaaaataaacaacatataGACATAAGTGAACCACGAATTCCTTCCAAATAGAAAAGTAGAAGATGGCAAAATGGGTCACTTGCAAACCAAATTCCAATATACAGTATTTAAAACTAATCAGGAAGAAATGAGGACAAGGACATGCAATCATCAGGTATTCTATAATACCATCAGATTTAGGGGCTGCATACATCTGCTTGGTGACATATGggaaaaactttcaaaaattctAAGACCACAGGGATACTGAGAGTCTGTGGGTGTGGGGAATTTATGTCTCTGAGACCTTGAGGTTAAATCTTCTTCATAATGACCCGGCTCAGGGATTCCTTTTTGCCTAGGGCTTGGTGGGTTGCACTTTGTGAGATCAGGGATCTCTGGCTCAAAGATGGAAACAAAAAGATGTTTCTTTTTAATACTTCCTCTACCATTAGCCACAGTGGTTAAGGTTTCCTTTGCTCCAACTGTTCATATCACTTGCTAAAACCGGCATCAGTGAGCTCTCCCCCCAGAGGTCCATAATTAGGTAGAGAAGATATTTTCACCATTCCAAGTCACTGAAGGAAAACTGATAAGCAGAGAGAATATACACCCAGGTCCCATGAGTCTTCAGAGTTAGAACTTGAATTCATTTCTTTGGATTCCAAGTAGAGCTGATTTTGTGAAAGAGGGTTTGCTCGAGGAAAGGAGTTCAGGCCTTAgcaacagagacacacacacagattacgGAACGTTCGTCTCTACCCTGCTTTTCTCTGTCCCCTTCCTTTTAGAGTGTTGGGAACTTTTTGTGTTTCTAGTACAGAATTGCATGTCGTTACCTGAAAGAATGATGAGCTCTCTCAAGCATCAATGGAAAGGAGGTTGTttcggttctttttttttttttaaattacaacagTATAGTATAGATAACTAATAACCTAGTTTTGAGAAAACTTCTTCCCCTGTGAAGCCTAGAGAATGCCCGAGTAGGATTACGCAGTAGGAGTTAGATGTGGGAAACTCAGTGCAGTGGTAAGAACTCTCTTGCTTTCACGAGGCTATAACATCACACTCTGAGAAATTTATTCTTACGTTGCCATGATATCTATGTGCGTTGCTCTATATCCTTTTGGCATTCTTGCACATTCAACATCCATTGAATGAGGGAAGTTGGAGAGTAAGTTCAGACAACCATTTGTGGCTGCTAGACTGAATGTAGCTTCAACTGGATGTAGTTGATGACTTCACTGGCGGCTTCATTTTGGAtgttattgaaatttttttaccTAACAAGATCACCAGTAAACGATCCTTGTCTTAATCTCATTGTGTGGTTTACACACAGCAGGTGTCCAGTTCGCGCCAGTTGCTGTGACTTGTGTCTAACCCCACCGGTGTGGTTGTGTAGATGCTGAATTGGAATCAGGTTAGCTGCTGTGGTTGatgtctctctcttctcactgCAAACTGACTGAGAAGCATTGAACTCCTCGACGTCCCGGAGGCACAAACACAGTCGCCTTTCCCCCAACCTAGGAACCCGGTCACTGATGGATTTTGCTGTTGAGGGCtggtttgtggggggtggggggcggggttggtTTCAAAGATAAAAACCTCAGCAGGTCACTTGAGCCGGATGCAGTCCACCTCCTCGGTGGCGGGCACGCCGCTGGTCTTGAGGTCGAGCTCGGCGCTGGACTTGCTCCCGCGGTGGGAGGGGCGCCAGTGCAGCAGCAGCATCTTCTTGAAGTACTTCACGGTGTTGTTCTTGACCGTGACGAAGCACACGGTGTTGATCACGCTGTTGCTCATGGCGATGCACTCGACCACGTAGAAGGCGGTGAGGTAGTGCTTCTCCTTGACGATCAGGGAGGGGAAGAAGTCGCGCACGATGGTGAAGCCGTAGAAGGGCGCCCAGCACAGCACGTAGGCGGTGAGGATGCCCATGAGCACCAGCACCGTCCTCCGCCGGCAGCGCAGCCGCTTGCGGATCTGCTCGGTCTGGAAGCCCGGCACGGCCTTGAACCAGAGCTCGCGGGAGATCCTGGCGTAGCACAGCGTCATGGCCAGCACCGGGCCCACGAACTCCACGCCGAAGATGAAGAGGAAGTAGGACTTGTAGTAGAGCTTCTGGTCCACCGGCCAGATCTGGCCGCAGAAGATCTTCTGCTGGCTTTTGACGATGAACAGGACCGTTTCCGTGGTGAAGTAGGCCGACGGGATCGCGACGAGGATGGACACCACCCAGACCAGGGCGATCAGGAAGGACGCGGTTTGGTAGTTCATCCGGGGCCTTAAGGGGTGCACAATCGCCAGGTACCTGTTGGGAAAGGGGGGCTGTCAGTAGTGATATGTGAATGGCAACACTAGGTTTGACCTCGCCTCATACACACAAGAAAAGCAGAGTGTCAGTGGTCCCCAACTACCTATTACCCAGCTTCCAGGAGCTTCATCTTGTTCTAGCAACATCCTTGGGCATTTGGAGGGGTGGAGTGGTTTTGTGGAAAGAGTGTGGGCTTTGCATCAAACAGGTGGAATAAATCCCagcttttcttccctctgggtcAAGGGAATCCCTGAGTCTCTTTGAGATTCCTGTTTGCAAGTGCAACAAGGGATTAAAATGAGCCCTACTTTACAGGCCTACTGTGAACATTAAATATGATCATGTTTGTAACGAGCCTGGTTTGTAGATGTAAATATCAGTGGCttttaatgataatgataatcactgtatcactgtatcactgtcatcccattgctcatcggtctgcttgagcaggcaccagtaacgtctccattgtgagacttgttgttactgtttttggcatatcaaatactccacaggtagcttgccaggctttgctgtgcaggcagcatactctcagtagcttcccaggctctctgagagggacagaggaattgaacctgggttggccgtgtgccaggcaaatgccctacctgctgtgctatcgctccagccctgataatgataataaatcatattaaTCCCATCTTGGCTTCCAGTTTTGCCAGTCTGCCCCAAGAACATATTACTTCTCATTctaaatatcttaaatatctaaatatattaaatatcacAAGAAGGGCATGCATCTAAGAGATGGGGGAACTTCCAGGGCAGTGGGcaagagctctctctctctttctcttggatTTTCATCCTACAGAAAGTAAGGGGGGCTCTGGGGTGAAATATATACAATGGGAAGTAAATGACTTGCCAAACTCATTTGGTGCAGGGGCCGAAATCCACTTGATACAAAGCCTTTACACCCTCTCCCCCCGACTCCCACTACTTCTGGTACTGTTTTAGTTCAGATGAAGAATGTGAATTGTTTTTACATCATAAGTCAGCACACAACACACAACTTTTTAAAGCCTTCTCTTTACAATGGCAGTACTACCTAAGAAAGAGGTTGGGGTCCTTTATGGGAACAGACACCTATTTAGATACTTTGGTACCCTCAAATTATTCTGTGTTTAATTGGGGAAGGTGGTGGGAAAAGATGGAGGCAGAAAAAAAGGCATGAGGAGCAGGGAAGAAAGAGCTGAACCCTGGAAATGAACCTGTACTCCAAAGCTGTGGCATCCAGAAATGGCTGAGGGTCGCCCTTCTGATATCTATTTCTACGTTGTGAGAGAGGCATCTTTTACCAAGAGGTTGAATGAAGTTCCAGGGACACCTATGCCTCTCCCACACTTCCTGAGCCAGGATACCCTGGCTGACCAAATTTTAGGGTTGACTATGAAGCAATCCCAGTGTCCACAGATCACACAATAGATTATTATCAGGCCCTAAGAGGGAGTCTTTCCATCCACCTTTAATATCATCTGCCttgtttttcaattaatttaGATGCTGAATGAAAGGTGTGGAGGCATCTGAACCTCCTGCACACGCTGCTTTGCCACCCTTGAGCCTCAGAGGTCTGTGGGTTCGTCTGCTCTTTCTGGCCATGCTGTCTACCCACTGTGAAAGGGTGTTTTGGTTCTGCCCATTCTCCTTCAGCACAGCCAGCTACACACCCCAACCCAAAGGGTTTCACTATCCTACCAGTCCGCACAATCACTCAAACAGGCCAATCACAACCTCCCATGGGATCTAGGAATCATGTCATCCTCTTGCCACTGTAAAGCTTGCCATCCATCATCCTTGCTGAGTCATTCTCTCCCCAGAGGCAATTCCTACTTGGCTCTGCAAGTGTGTGCGGTGTTTTCCTTCCCTGGGCTGTGAGTTTATGTGCCTAATGACCTGCTTCCCACTGCTTCTGTCCAGTATCGGGTGTTGTGCATTTGGCCAGATTGTATTCTTTAGGGTAAGGGAATCTTGCCTTCAACAAGGGGGTGACTAGGGAATGGTCAGAATAGCAGAGAGGAATCAACATCTTCTTCATGAGACATCTCCAGACCATGTAAGGAGCCTGTGACCATAAATCTCTCAAAGTACTCTTGACTTATCATTTGCCAACTGTAGTTTTCAGAAGAAAAAGTCCCTGAGGCCAAGGACCTTCTATCATTTGGCGTGTCTACCAACCAACGTGCATTGGGCACATGGAAGGACCCACTAACTTGTTGCAGATCTACTGGATTGTTGCAAATACTGTTGAGGCCCCACTCTTTCCTCCTATCACTTCACTGCACACTTTACCTGTCCGCTCCCAGCTGCCATCTCCTTGCAGTTCTTTATCTGAAGCCTTCTCAGGCTTCCACAATGCTCTTGGCTATCTATATAGCATTTTCAGATCAGCCCTCAAATATGACTAATACAGTTGATGTATAAATACCCCAGCTCTCTCTCGCCTCCCACTCCTGAGCAAACCCAGGGGTGTGATTTACACCTATTTCAAGAGTTACTCAGCAAGAAAAAGCTCCAGTTGTCCACGTTATGTGCTCAGTAATGGGGCCTGTATTGAATGCCTGCCTTTGTCCTACTCTCACTCCTCTATAGATGTGTCCTAGGCGTGACTGTCTATAAATCCTATTCTTGGGGTctgttttgagaaaaaaaaaaacaagctaagACATGGGTGTAAGTCTCTGTGATAGCCAAATGTGGAGTCAGAGGTGTAGAAAGATGATCattacatttaatttcttttggaaATAATTATCTCCATATCCAACATGAAATTGAAAGAAAGCATTATATGATAAAAGTCTTGGGATGCATTTGGCAGGATTTGGCATGTATTCTTCAGGCCCTGAAACTTTTGAAGGCAATTTTGTAAGCAGTGAGATATTTTTTATGAAGACCATCAACGTGATATTCTGATACTTAATAAGAGGGGAATGTGAGTTTCAAGGGACAGTCAGGAGCTGTTGAGAAGATGAAGAGATAAGTTAGAGGGTTCTGGGGATGTTGCTTAGTGGTAGAGTTGCTGATCTTGCATGAACGAGGCTGTGAGTCCAACCCCTGTTATGATCCCCACCTCTGAGGTAATCTCGAGTACCATATCAAATATAACTCCTGGTGAACACTAAATGTGGCAACCAAGTGTGCAAACCTTGGAACAGCATAAACATTAAAAGGAAAAGTAAGGAGGGagattaatatcactgtatcactgtcatcccattgctcatcaatttgctcgagcgggcaccagtaacttctccattgtgagacttcttgttactgtttttggcatatctaatatgccatggggagcttgccaggagggagattaataactaaaaaattaaaaacaaaaatagaagagcaCTCTAATAATCTGGTCATGACTCACAAAGAGTAACTGCTGAGACCTGATGAAAAATTGAACATAAAGAGTGAAgagtggggcggggctggagcaatagcacagcgggtagggcgtttgccttgcactcgactgacccgggttcgaatcccagcatcccatatggtcccctgggcaccgccaggagtaattcctgagtgcatgagccaggagtaacccctgtgcattgccgggtgtgacccaaaaacaaaacaaaacaaaaagagtgaaGAGTGGGGGATAGAATAAGGAGAATGACAAAGAACGATGGTGATTTTGTTCCTGCTTTAGTATTGGAAGAAAGGTGAAATTCTGATAGAGTTGGGGAGCTGAGGGACTGAGCTAGCTTGGGGTGAAAAAAGGAATCACCTTTGGTGTTGGATCAGGTGTTTGCTTTCCCCAACACACCTATGTTGTGAAAATCAAATATATCATGAAAACAGAGATTTCAATGAGACAAAAGGGATGGGAAAGTGATAATTCTCCCTAAATGTCCATCAGAAATACTCAAGAGATAAACATGCAGAATTCTGGGTCTTGGGTTAAGGGATTCCCATTCAAAGTAGGGATGGGTAAGGATCCAGGAATCTGACTTAGTGTCAGTGTGTCAAATTATTCTTTGTGTTATTTCTCTGAGGGTGTTTTGTTCAGGTAGCTGATATTAAGATAGCATAAAGGCTCATTTCAGGGCTGGGGAAACTCAGAGAAACAAAATTGTGTTTCTGGCAGGAATGATGCTATATCAAATAAAGAGGCCTCTTATCTGCATATgcattttattatcataaatgaaaaataatgaactgGTTGATTAAAAAGGACACC
This region includes:
- the PROKR2 gene encoding prokineticin receptor 2 yields the protein MRAEGLAPKGPHTTHPAAFIMAAHSGNTTFAPNFSPPQDSVSSLPFNFNYSDYDLPLDEEEDMTKTRTFFAAKIVIGVALAGIMLVCGVGNFVFIAALARYKKLRNLTNLLIANLAISDFLVAIVCCPFEMDYYVVRQLSWEHGHVLCASVNYLRTVSLYVSTNALLAIAIDRYLAIVHPLRPRMNYQTASFLIALVWVVSILVAIPSAYFTTETVLFIVKSQQKIFCGQIWPVDQKLYYKSYFLFIFGVEFVGPVLAMTLCYARISRELWFKAVPGFQTEQIRKRLRCRRRTVLVLMGILTAYVLCWAPFYGFTIVRDFFPSLIVKEKHYLTAFYVVECIAMSNSVINTVCFVTVKNNTVKYFKKMLLLHWRPSHRGSKSSAELDLKTSGVPATEEVDCIRLK